Proteins from a genomic interval of Pseudomonas versuta:
- the rseP gene encoding sigma E protease regulator RseP has translation MSALYMIVGTLVALGVLVTFHEFGHFWVARRCGVKVLRFSVGFGTPLLRWHDRQGTEFVIAAIPLGGYVKMLDEREAEVPVDQLDQSFNRKTVGQRIAIVAAGPIANFLLAMAFFWVLAMMGSQQVRPVIGAVESASLAARAGLVAGQEIVSIDGEPTVGWSNVNLQLVRRLGESGSIQIAVRGPGSDVETSHQLILHDWLKASDEPDPIKSLGIRPWRPELPAVLAELDPKGPAQAAGLKTGDKLLAINDQAINDWQQVVDWVRVRPDARVVVHVERDGVALDVPVTLAARGEGKAATGYLGAGVKGVDLPPEMIREVSYGPLAAIGESAKRTWTMSVLTLDSLKKMLFGELSVKNLSGPITIAKVAGASAQSGVADFLNFLAYLSISLGVLNLLPIPVLDGGHLLFYLIEWARGRPLSDRVQGWGMQIGISLVVGVMLLALVNDLGRL, from the coding sequence ATGAGTGCGCTTTATATGATTGTTGGCACCCTGGTGGCATTGGGTGTGCTGGTCACTTTTCATGAATTCGGTCACTTTTGGGTGGCGCGCCGTTGCGGCGTCAAAGTTCTGCGCTTCTCCGTGGGGTTTGGTACGCCTTTGCTGCGCTGGCATGATCGTCAGGGCACCGAATTTGTCATCGCAGCCATTCCTCTGGGTGGCTACGTAAAAATGCTCGACGAGCGCGAGGCCGAGGTTCCGGTCGATCAGCTGGATCAATCCTTCAATCGCAAGACCGTTGGTCAGCGCATAGCCATTGTTGCTGCCGGGCCAATTGCCAACTTCTTGCTGGCGATGGCGTTTTTCTGGGTGCTGGCAATGATGGGCAGCCAGCAGGTGCGTCCTGTCATTGGTGCCGTAGAAAGCGCCAGCCTGGCAGCCCGGGCAGGTTTGGTGGCTGGCCAGGAAATCGTTTCCATAGATGGTGAGCCAACAGTCGGCTGGTCGAACGTAAATCTGCAACTGGTCCGTCGCCTGGGTGAAAGTGGTTCCATTCAGATCGCGGTGCGCGGCCCGGGCTCGGACGTAGAGACCTCGCATCAGTTGATCCTGCATGACTGGCTCAAGGCCTCTGACGAGCCGGACCCGATCAAGTCACTGGGTATTCGCCCATGGCGCCCCGAGTTGCCAGCGGTTCTGGCAGAGCTTGACCCGAAAGGCCCGGCACAGGCTGCCGGACTTAAAACCGGTGACAAGCTATTGGCGATTAACGATCAGGCCATCAACGACTGGCAGCAAGTGGTGGATTGGGTTCGTGTCCGGCCAGATGCCCGTGTTGTGGTGCATGTCGAGCGCGACGGGGTTGCGCTTGATGTTCCAGTTACCCTGGCAGCTCGCGGTGAGGGCAAGGCTGCAACAGGTTATCTGGGGGCCGGGGTCAAAGGTGTCGATTTGCCACCGGAGATGATTCGCGAGGTCAGCTACGGCCCGCTCGCCGCAATCGGGGAGAGTGCAAAGCGCACGTGGACCATGAGTGTATTGACCCTCGACTCACTGAAGAAAATGTTGTTCGGTGAGCTCTCGGTAAAAAACTTGAGTGGACCGATAACCATTGCTAAAGTGGCGGGCGCTTCTGCCCAGTCGGGTGTCGCGGATTTCCTGAATTTCCTGGCTTATCTGAGTATTAGCCTTGGGGTTCTGAACTTGTTGCCCATCCCTGTACTGGATGGGGGGCATTTATTGTTTTATCTGATTGAGTGGGCGCGTGGTCGTCCCTTGTCGGATCGGGTGCAGGGTTGGGGGATGCAGATCGGTATCAGTTTGGTGGTCGGGGTGATGTTGTTAGCCTTGGTCAACGATCTGGGACGTCTGTAA
- the ispC gene encoding 1-deoxy-D-xylulose-5-phosphate reductoisomerase, which translates to MSRPQQITVLGATGSIGLSTLDVVARHPDRYQVFGLSGYSRLAELLALCVVHRPKVAVVPDERAASQLLAGLRSAGLDTEVLVGEEGLCLIASAPEVDSVMAAIVGAAGLRPTLAAVNAGKKILLANKEALVMTGDLFMQAVRRSGSVLLPIDSEHNAIFQCLPQDFARGLGAVGVRRILLTASGGPFRQTPLADLEHVTPDQACAHPNWSMGRKISVDSASMMNKGLELIEACWLFDARPDQVEVVIHPQSVIHSLVDYVDGSVLAQLGNPDMRTPISNALAWPERIDSGVAPLDLFAVARLDFQRPDEQRFPCLRLAREAAMAGNSAPAMLNAANEIAVAAFLDGRIRYPQIARIIEDVLNSEPVVAVSELEAVFDADTKARMRAEQWLKRNG; encoded by the coding sequence ATGAGTCGTCCACAACAGATTACTGTTCTGGGGGCTACGGGTTCCATTGGCCTGAGTACTCTGGATGTTGTTGCCCGTCACCCTGATCGCTATCAGGTGTTCGGGCTGAGCGGTTACAGCCGTCTCGCCGAACTGCTGGCGTTGTGTGTCGTGCACAGGCCGAAGGTGGCAGTGGTGCCGGATGAACGTGCAGCCAGCCAGTTGCTGGCTGGCTTGCGTTCTGCAGGGCTCGATACCGAAGTGTTGGTGGGTGAGGAGGGCTTGTGCCTGATCGCATCGGCGCCTGAGGTTGACTCGGTCATGGCCGCGATTGTCGGTGCCGCGGGCCTGCGCCCGACCCTGGCGGCCGTGAATGCGGGCAAGAAAATCCTGTTGGCGAATAAAGAAGCGCTGGTGATGACGGGCGACCTGTTTATGCAGGCTGTGCGTCGCAGTGGTTCGGTGTTGTTGCCCATAGATAGCGAGCATAACGCCATTTTCCAATGCTTGCCGCAGGATTTTGCGCGTGGCCTGGGTGCCGTTGGTGTTCGTCGGATTCTGTTGACCGCGTCTGGCGGGCCTTTCCGTCAAACGCCGCTGGCAGACCTGGAGCACGTTACCCCGGATCAGGCTTGCGCTCATCCCAACTGGTCGATGGGGCGCAAGATTTCCGTAGACTCGGCCAGCATGATGAACAAGGGGCTGGAGTTGATTGAGGCCTGCTGGCTGTTTGATGCCAGGCCGGATCAGGTTGAGGTGGTCATCCATCCGCAGAGCGTGATCCACTCACTGGTTGATTATGTGGATGGTTCGGTGCTCGCTCAGCTGGGTAACCCGGATATGCGCACCCCGATCTCAAATGCTTTGGCCTGGCCGGAGCGTATTGATTCGGGTGTCGCACCGCTGGATCTGTTTGCGGTTGCGCGTCTTGACTTTCAACGCCCGGATGAGCAGCGTTTCCCTTGCTTGCGTCTGGCCCGTGAAGCAGCCATGGCGGGCAACAGTGCCCCAGCCATGCTGAACGCGGCAAACGAAATAGCGGTTGCGGCCTTTCTTGATGGCCGAATCCGTTACCCGCAGATCGCCCGTATCATTGAAGATGTTTTGAACAGTGAGCCGGTGGTTGCCGTAAGCGAGCTGGAAGCAGTCTTTGACGCTGACACCAAGGCGCGGATGCGGGCAGAACAGTGGTTGAAACGTAACGGCTGA
- a CDS encoding OmpH family outer membrane protein, with amino-acid sequence MRKLTQLVLLASLLVAGPAFADMKIAVLNYQMALLESDAAKRYAVDAEKKFGPQLTKLKSLESSAKGIQDRLVKGGDKMQQGERERLELEFKQKARDFQFQSKELNEAKAVADREMLKQLKPKLDSAVEEVIKKGNFDLVFERGAVIDVKPQYDITRQVIERMNQLK; translated from the coding sequence GTGCGTAAGTTGACTCAATTGGTTCTCCTGGCTTCGCTTCTGGTAGCTGGTCCGGCCTTTGCCGACATGAAAATTGCCGTACTGAACTATCAGATGGCGTTGCTTGAATCCGACGCGGCCAAGCGTTATGCCGTGGATGCCGAGAAGAAATTTGGCCCGCAACTGACCAAGCTCAAAAGCCTGGAAAGCAGCGCCAAGGGTATTCAGGATCGTCTGGTAAAAGGCGGCGATAAAATGCAGCAGGGCGAGCGTGAGCGTCTGGAGCTTGAATTCAAGCAAAAGGCCCGCGACTTCCAGTTCCAGTCCAAGGAGCTGAACGAAGCCAAAGCAGTTGCTGACCGTGAAATGCTGAAGCAGCTGAAGCCAAAACTGGATAGCGCTGTTGAAGAAGTCATCAAGAAAGGCAACTTTGACCTGGTGTTCGAGCGTGGTGCTGTAATTGATGTCAAACCTCAGTACGACATCACTCGCCAGGTTATCGAGCGCATGAATCAGCTGAAGTAA
- the tsf gene encoding translation elongation factor Ts gives MAEITAALVKELRERTGEGMMDCKKALTKAGGDIEKAIDDMRASGAIKAAKKAGNVAAEGAIAVKVAEDGKSAVILEVNSQTDFLALQDDFKKFVADSVEKAFADKLTDAAPLIASQEADRLVLVGKVGENVNIRRLARIEGDVVDAYLHGNKIGVVVALKGGNAELARDIAMHVAASNPEFLLPSQVSADAIEREKAVFMSLNEDKIKGKPAEIVEKMVAGRISKFLAEASLVEQAFVKNPEIKVGELAKKAGAEIVSFTYFKVGDGIEKPVDDFAAEVAAQVAASKQ, from the coding sequence ATGGCAGAGATTACTGCAGCGTTGGTTAAAGAACTGCGTGAGCGTACCGGCGAAGGCATGATGGATTGCAAGAAAGCCTTGACCAAGGCTGGCGGCGACATCGAAAAAGCCATTGATGACATGCGTGCTTCGGGCGCCATCAAGGCTGCCAAAAAAGCAGGCAACGTTGCTGCTGAAGGCGCTATCGCAGTTAAAGTTGCTGAAGATGGCAAATCTGCCGTTATTCTTGAAGTTAACTCGCAAACCGACTTCCTGGCTCTGCAAGACGACTTCAAAAAATTCGTTGCTGACAGCGTAGAAAAAGCTTTCGCTGACAAGCTGACCGACGCAGCTCCGCTGATCGCTTCGCAAGAAGCTGATCGTCTGGTTCTGGTTGGTAAAGTAGGCGAGAACGTAAACATCCGTCGCCTGGCCCGCATCGAAGGTGACGTTGTTGATGCTTACCTGCACGGCAACAAAATCGGTGTTGTGGTTGCACTCAAAGGCGGCAACGCCGAGCTGGCACGTGACATCGCCATGCACGTAGCTGCAAGCAACCCTGAGTTCCTGCTGCCGTCGCAAGTTTCCGCTGACGCTATCGAACGCGAAAAAGCCGTGTTCATGAGCCTCAACGAAGACAAGATCAAAGGCAAGCCAGCAGAAATCGTTGAAAAAATGGTTGCCGGTCGTATCAGCAAGTTCCTGGCTGAAGCCAGCCTGGTTGAACAAGCTTTCGTTAAGAACCCGGAAATCAAGGTCGGCGAACTGGCCAAGAAAGCCGGCGCTGAAATCGTTTCCTTCACCTACTTCAAAGTAGGCGACGGCATCGAGAAGCCAGTTGATGACTTCGCTGCTGAAGTTGCTGCACAAGTGGCTGCAAGCAAGCAATAA
- the uppS gene encoding polyprenyl diphosphate synthase codes for MEKTKQAEPSSVPRHVAIIMDGNNRWAKKRFLPGVAGHKAGVDAVRAVIEVCAKAKVEVLTLFAFSSENWQRPAAEVSALMDLFFRALRREAKRLNENNISLRIIGDRSRFHPDLQKAMREAEEMTVGSDRFVLQIAANYGGQWDIAQAAQQLARQVQAGQLQPEEITPALLQTCLVTGDLPLPDLCIRTGGEHRISNFLLWQLAYSELYFSDLFWPDFKHEAMRHALADFASRQRRFGKTSEQVEAGARV; via the coding sequence ATGGAAAAGACCAAGCAGGCTGAACCTTCATCGGTGCCGCGACACGTCGCGATCATCATGGATGGTAATAATCGCTGGGCGAAAAAACGCTTTTTGCCGGGTGTTGCCGGGCATAAAGCGGGAGTGGACGCAGTTCGTGCAGTGATTGAAGTATGTGCCAAGGCCAAGGTCGAGGTGCTTACGCTGTTCGCGTTTTCTAGTGAAAACTGGCAGCGCCCGGCAGCTGAAGTCAGTGCCTTGATGGATTTGTTCTTCAGGGCACTGCGTCGTGAGGCCAAGCGCCTCAATGAAAACAACATCAGTCTGCGGATCATTGGCGACCGCTCACGCTTTCATCCCGATCTACAGAAGGCGATGCGTGAAGCGGAAGAAATGACCGTGGGCTCCGATCGCTTTGTGCTGCAGATTGCTGCCAACTATGGTGGTCAGTGGGACATCGCACAGGCTGCGCAGCAACTGGCTCGTCAGGTTCAGGCGGGGCAATTGCAGCCAGAAGAGATCACTCCGGCCTTGTTGCAAACCTGCCTGGTAACGGGTGATTTGCCTTTGCCGGATCTGTGTATCCGCACCGGTGGCGAGCATCGCATCAGCAATTTTTTGCTGTGGCAGCTGGCCTATTCCGAGTTGTACTTCTCCGACCTGTTCTGGCCGGACTTCAAACACGAAGCCATGCGTCATGCATTGGCTGATTTCGCTTCTCGCCAGCGACGTTTCGGTAAAACGAGCGAGCAGGTTGAGGCTGGAGCCCGGGTTTAA
- a CDS encoding phosphatidate cytidylyltransferase: MLKQRIITALILLPIALCGFFLLEGAGFALFIGLVVTLGAWEWARLAGFEAQPARVAFALVVALLLFGLHLFPDLAPWVLGASVLWWAVATYLVLTFPQSSVHWSTTATKLVIGLLILLPAWQGLVLIKAMALGNWLIMAVMVLVWGADIGAYFSGRKFGKRKLAPKVSPGKSWEGVFGGLLLSLLITAVVGVVRGWSASEMFAALVGAAVIVLISVVGDLTESMFKRQSGIKDSSNLLPGHGGVLDRIDSLTAAIPVFAVLLWMAAS, from the coding sequence ATGCTTAAACAACGAATCATTACTGCTCTTATCTTGCTGCCAATTGCCTTGTGCGGTTTTTTCCTGCTTGAGGGGGCCGGCTTCGCGCTGTTCATTGGCCTGGTTGTAACCCTCGGGGCCTGGGAATGGGCGCGTTTGGCGGGCTTTGAAGCCCAGCCGGCGCGAGTGGCCTTTGCCTTGGTCGTGGCCCTGCTGCTGTTTGGCCTGCATCTATTCCCTGATCTGGCACCGTGGGTGCTGGGTGCTTCGGTCTTGTGGTGGGCGGTGGCAACTTATCTGGTACTGACCTTTCCGCAATCGTCGGTGCATTGGTCAACAACGGCGACCAAGCTGGTAATCGGTCTGTTGATCCTGCTGCCGGCCTGGCAGGGTCTGGTGCTGATCAAAGCAATGGCGCTGGGTAACTGGCTGATCATGGCAGTGATGGTTCTGGTGTGGGGCGCGGATATCGGTGCTTACTTCTCGGGTCGTAAATTCGGCAAGCGCAAGCTCGCACCCAAAGTCAGCCCGGGCAAAAGCTGGGAAGGTGTGTTTGGCGGCTTGTTGCTGAGCTTGTTGATCACTGCTGTGGTCGGTGTGGTGCGCGGCTGGAGTGCGTCCGAGATGTTTGCCGCGCTGGTCGGTGCAGCCGTGATCGTATTGATTTCGGTGGTGGGTGACCTCACGGAAAGCATGTTCAAGCGCCAGTCCGGGATCAAGGACAGCAGTAACCTGCTGCCTGGTCATGGCGGTGTTCTGGATCGCATTGACAGTCTGACTGCGGCGATCCCTGTATTTGCTGTATTGCTGTGGATGGCGGCGTCATGA
- the bamA gene encoding outer membrane protein assembly factor BamA, protein MKRLLLTAVLAVLMIAEVHAESFTISDIRVNGLQRVSAGSVFGALPLNVGEVADDRRLVESTRALFKTGFFQDIQLGRDGNVLVITVVERPSVSSITIDGNKAISTDDLMKGLKQSGLAEGEIFQRATLEGVRNELQRQYVAQGRYSATVDTEVVPEPRNRVALKVNINEGTVAAIQHINVVGNTVFPEEDLVDLFELKTTNWLSFFKNDDKYAREKLSGDLERLRSYYLDRGYINMDIASTQVSITPDKKNVYITVNVNEGEKYNVGEVKLSGDLKVPEDQIKSLLLVQPGQVFSRKLMTTTSELITRRLGNEGYTFANVNGVPQPNPEDHTVAITFVVDPGKRAYVNRINYRGNTKSEDVVLRREMRQMEGGWASTYLIDQSKVRLERLGFFKEVNVETPAVPGTDDQVDVNYAVEEQASGSITASVGFAQSAGLILGGSITQNNFLGTGNKVSIGLTRSEYQSRYNFSYVDPYWTADGVSLGYNVFYRTTDYKELDVDVANYSVDSLGAGVSMGYPISDTSRLTYGLTVQQDEISTGQYTVDEIFDFVNREGDKYLNFKASVGWSESTLNKGVLPTRGSSQSLVFETTIPGSDLQFYKLDYRAQLFQPLTDTYTMRLHTELGYGDGYGSTEGLPFYENYYAGGFNSVRGFKDSALGPRSTPSRGFDKTGNVGTIADPDQDPLPFGGNVLIQGGVEVLFPMPFVKDQRSLRTSVFWDVGNVFDTNCKGETKDCDIGFSNLASSVGVGVTWVTALGPLSFSLAMPVKKPDNADTQVFQFSLGQTF, encoded by the coding sequence ATGAAACGTCTGCTGCTAACTGCGGTTCTCGCCGTACTGATGATCGCCGAAGTTCACGCCGAGTCCTTCACTATCTCTGATATCCGTGTCAACGGGCTGCAGCGGGTTTCCGCCGGTAGTGTGTTTGGCGCGTTGCCTCTGAACGTGGGTGAAGTAGCGGATGACCGCCGTTTGGTGGAATCCACTCGTGCGTTGTTCAAAACCGGGTTCTTTCAGGATATCCAACTGGGTCGTGATGGCAATGTGCTTGTCATCACGGTTGTCGAACGTCCTTCCGTCTCCAGCATCACGATCGACGGTAACAAGGCGATCTCCACTGATGACCTGATGAAGGGACTCAAACAGTCGGGGCTGGCCGAAGGTGAAATCTTCCAGCGTGCAACCCTTGAAGGTGTACGCAACGAGCTTCAACGCCAATATGTTGCCCAAGGCCGCTACTCGGCGACGGTAGACACCGAAGTGGTGCCTGAGCCGCGTAACCGGGTTGCCCTGAAGGTCAACATCAATGAAGGCACGGTTGCTGCTATCCAGCACATCAACGTGGTGGGCAACACCGTCTTTCCGGAAGAAGATCTTGTTGATCTCTTCGAACTGAAAACCACCAACTGGCTGTCGTTCTTCAAGAATGACGACAAGTATGCGCGTGAAAAACTGTCGGGTGACCTTGAGCGTCTGCGCTCTTATTACCTCGATCGTGGCTATATCAATATGGATATCGCTTCGACCCAGGTATCGATCACCCCTGACAAAAAGAACGTCTACATCACCGTCAACGTGAATGAAGGCGAAAAATACAACGTCGGCGAAGTGAAACTGAGCGGTGACCTCAAGGTTCCTGAAGATCAGATCAAGTCGCTGTTGCTGGTCCAGCCGGGTCAGGTGTTCTCGCGCAAGCTGATGACCACTACCTCCGAGCTGATTACGCGTCGTCTGGGTAACGAGGGCTACACCTTCGCAAACGTAAACGGTGTGCCTCAGCCAAATCCTGAAGACCACACTGTGGCCATCACGTTTGTGGTTGATCCGGGCAAGCGTGCTTACGTGAACCGCATCAATTACCGCGGCAACACCAAGTCTGAAGACGTGGTTCTGCGTCGCGAAATGCGTCAGATGGAAGGTGGCTGGGCGTCGACTTACCTGATTGACCAGTCCAAGGTCCGCCTTGAGCGCCTGGGCTTCTTCAAGGAAGTGAACGTTGAAACTCCGGCAGTGCCAGGCACTGACGACCAGGTTGACGTGAACTACGCCGTAGAAGAGCAGGCTTCGGGTTCGATCACCGCCAGCGTCGGTTTTGCCCAGAGCGCAGGTTTGATTCTGGGTGGCTCGATCACGCAGAACAACTTCCTGGGTACGGGTAACAAGGTCAGCATTGGCCTGACCCGCAGCGAATACCAGAGCCGCTACAACTTCAGCTACGTTGACCCGTACTGGACTGCGGACGGTGTAAGCCTGGGCTACAACGTTTTCTATCGCACCACTGACTACAAAGAGCTGGACGTTGACGTAGCCAACTACTCCGTGGACAGCCTGGGTGCAGGCGTCAGCATGGGCTATCCGATCAGCGATACATCGCGTCTGACCTACGGTCTGACCGTGCAGCAGGATGAAATCAGTACAGGTCAGTACACCGTTGACGAGATCTTTGACTTCGTAAACCGTGAAGGCGACAAGTACCTCAACTTCAAGGCGTCCGTAGGCTGGTCCGAGTCGACTCTGAACAAGGGTGTACTGCCTACACGCGGCAGCTCGCAGAGCCTGGTGTTTGAGACGACCATTCCTGGCAGCGACCTGCAGTTCTACAAACTGGACTATCGCGCCCAGTTGTTCCAGCCGTTGACCGACACCTACACCATGCGTCTGCACACAGAGCTGGGCTATGGCGACGGTTACGGTTCGACCGAAGGTCTGCCGTTCTACGAGAACTATTACGCCGGTGGTTTCAACTCGGTACGTGGCTTCAAGGACAGCGCCTTGGGTCCTCGCAGTACCCCAAGCCGTGGTTTTGATAAGACCGGTAACGTGGGCACTATCGCTGACCCGGATCAGGATCCGCTACCATTCGGTGGTAACGTGCTGATCCAGGGTGGCGTCGAAGTTCTGTTCCCTATGCCGTTCGTCAAAGATCAGCGTTCCCTGCGGACCTCCGTGTTCTGGGATGTGGGTAACGTGTTCGACACCAACTGCAAGGGCGAGACCAAGGATTGCGATATCGGCTTTAGCAATTTGGCCAGCTCTGTCGGTGTCGGTGTGACCTGGGTGACTGCACTGGGCCCGCTAAGCTTCAGCTTGGCGATGCCGGTCAAGAAACCGGATAACGCCGATACTCAGGTTTTCCAGTTCTCCCTCGGCCAGACTTTCTAA
- the pyrH gene encoding UMP kinase, with product MAQQGSGYQARYKRILLKLSGEALMGSEEFGIDPKVLDRMALEVGQLVGIGVQVGLVIGGGNLFRGAALSAAGMDRVTGDHMGMLATVMNALAMRDALERANISAIVMSAISMVGVTDHYDRRKAMRHLNAKDVVIFAAGTGNPFFTTDSAACLRAIEIDADVVLKATKVDGVYTADPFKDPHAEKFDHLTYDEVLDRKLGVMDLTAICLCRDHKMPLRVFNMNKPGALLNIVHGGAEGTLIEEGQQ from the coding sequence ATGGCTCAGCAGGGCAGTGGTTATCAAGCTCGCTATAAACGCATTCTACTCAAGCTAAGCGGCGAAGCCCTGATGGGCTCTGAAGAGTTCGGGATCGACCCCAAGGTACTCGACCGCATGGCACTGGAAGTCGGCCAACTGGTCGGTATCGGTGTTCAGGTAGGGTTGGTGATTGGTGGTGGCAACCTGTTCCGTGGCGCTGCGCTGAGTGCTGCAGGTATGGATCGGGTTACAGGCGACCATATGGGCATGCTGGCAACCGTGATGAACGCCCTGGCCATGCGCGACGCGCTGGAACGTGCGAATATCTCCGCCATCGTAATGTCGGCCATTTCCATGGTGGGCGTGACTGATCATTACGATCGTCGCAAGGCCATGCGCCACCTGAACGCCAAGGACGTGGTGATTTTTGCAGCAGGTACCGGTAACCCGTTCTTTACGACGGATTCGGCTGCTTGCTTGCGTGCCATTGAAATTGACGCTGATGTGGTGCTCAAGGCAACCAAGGTTGACGGCGTGTATACCGCAGATCCATTCAAAGACCCGCATGCCGAGAAGTTCGATCATCTGACTTATGATGAAGTGCTGGATCGCAAGCTGGGTGTAATGGACCTGACGGCTATCTGCCTGTGCCGCGACCACAAAATGCCATTGCGTGTATTTAACATGAACAAGCCCGGCGCCCTGCTTAATATTGTCCACGGCGGCGCTGAAGGCACTCTGATCGAGGAAGGTCAACAATGA
- the frr gene encoding ribosome recycling factor yields the protein MINEIKKDAQTRMQKSLESLSHAFGQIRTGKAHPSILGSVMVPYYGSDTPISQVANITVKDSRTLQVVAFERNMLGAVDKAIQSAGLNLNPTNLGELLLISMPALTEETRKVFAKQARDAAEDARIAVRNIRRDALSQLKDLVKEKEISEDEERRAADDIQKLTDKAVADIETATKQKEADLMAV from the coding sequence ATGATCAACGAAATCAAAAAAGACGCTCAAACGCGCATGCAGAAATCGCTGGAGTCTCTGTCCCACGCATTTGGCCAGATTCGTACCGGCAAGGCGCACCCGAGCATCCTGGGCAGCGTGATGGTGCCTTACTACGGTTCGGATACTCCGATCAGCCAGGTAGCGAACATCACCGTTAAAGACTCCCGTACCCTGCAAGTTGTCGCGTTCGAGCGCAATATGCTTGGCGCGGTAGACAAGGCAATCCAGAGCGCGGGTCTGAACCTCAATCCGACCAACCTGGGCGAATTGCTGCTGATCTCCATGCCTGCCCTGACTGAAGAAACCCGCAAGGTGTTCGCCAAGCAGGCGCGTGACGCGGCTGAAGATGCCCGCATCGCCGTGCGTAACATTCGTCGCGATGCCCTGAGCCAGTTGAAAGATCTGGTCAAGGAAAAGGAAATCAGCGAAGACGAAGAGCGTCGTGCCGCTGATGATATTCAGAAGCTGACCGACAAGGCAGTAGCTGATATCGAAACCGCCACCAAGCAGAAAGAAGCGGACCTGATGGCCGTATAA
- the lpxD gene encoding UDP-3-O-(3-hydroxymyristoyl)glucosamine N-acyltransferase, with product MTATIKLGQLAEFLGATLRGNAEKEITGLATLQEAGPAQLSFLANPQYRKFLVDCHAGAVLLKPADAEDYVGDALLVPDPYLAYARVSHLFDPKPKAAPGIHPSAVIAADALIDPLASIGAFAVIESGVRIAAGVTVGPQCFIGARCEIGEGGWLAPRVTLYHDVRIGKRVVIQSGAVLGGEGFGFANEKGIWQKIAQIGGVTIGDDVEIGVNTAVDRGALADTVLGNGVKLDNQIQIAHNVQVGDHTAMAACVGISGSTKIGKHCMLAGGVGLVGHIEICDNVFLTGMTMVTHSITKPGAYSSGTAMQPAAEWRKSAARIRQLDDIARRLKHLEKHVGEVTPSGKASSEG from the coding sequence ATGACTGCGACTATAAAGCTCGGCCAATTGGCCGAGTTCCTCGGTGCCACCTTGCGTGGCAACGCGGAGAAAGAAATTACTGGGCTAGCCACTTTACAAGAGGCTGGCCCAGCTCAGTTGAGCTTTCTGGCCAATCCCCAGTACCGAAAATTCCTTGTCGACTGCCATGCTGGAGCTGTACTGCTCAAGCCGGCCGATGCTGAGGATTATGTCGGTGATGCGTTATTGGTGCCTGATCCTTATCTGGCGTACGCCCGCGTTTCCCACTTATTCGACCCCAAGCCCAAGGCGGCTCCCGGCATTCATCCGTCTGCAGTCATTGCTGCTGATGCCTTGATTGATCCGCTGGCCAGCATTGGCGCTTTTGCAGTGATTGAGAGTGGTGTACGTATTGCTGCTGGTGTCACGGTCGGTCCTCAGTGCTTTATCGGGGCACGTTGTGAAATCGGTGAGGGCGGCTGGCTGGCTCCGCGGGTAACGCTTTATCACGACGTACGCATCGGTAAGCGAGTAGTGATTCAGTCGGGTGCTGTCCTGGGCGGTGAAGGCTTTGGTTTCGCCAACGAGAAGGGTATCTGGCAAAAGATCGCGCAGATTGGTGGTGTAACCATCGGTGATGATGTCGAAATTGGCGTCAACACTGCCGTCGACCGCGGTGCTCTGGCTGATACGGTGCTCGGTAATGGCGTCAAGCTGGATAACCAGATACAGATCGCGCACAACGTTCAGGTCGGTGACCATACGGCGATGGCTGCCTGCGTGGGCATCTCCGGTAGCACTAAAATCGGCAAACACTGCATGTTGGCGGGTGGTGTCGGTCTAGTAGGGCACATTGAAATTTGTGACAACGTGTTCTTGACTGGTATGACGATGGTGACTCACTCGATTACCAAGCCCGGCGCCTACTCTTCTGGTACCGCCATGCAACCGGCGGCCGAATGGCGCAAGAGTGCGGCACGTATCCGTCAGCTGGACGATATCGCCAGACGGCTCAAACATCTGGAAAAGCACGTTGGAGAAGTGACCCCAAGCGGTAAAGCTTCTTCAGAGGGCTAA